GTTTGATCCACGGGGAAACGGTGTTGGTATCAAATGTACTTATGCTCTCACTGAGCAGAAGGAAGAACCTGATGTCATTTCTTTGCCTGGCGAAATAGAACCTCCAAGAGAAGAATGGTTCATCGAAGAGATTAGTCTACCACCGTCTGTTGCTGATACTGACTTGATTTTCTGCCATCTTATTCTTAACAAAATTGAGAAAGAAGAAGCATATGTAGTGAACGACTGAAGATGATGATGATGAAGACGATGGTAGGCTTACTTATCGAAGAGGAAGATTGCTGATTTGTCTCCCCTGATTAGATTGTTACTTCTATAATATTTGGTGTTATGGTTGTCGATGTTAAACCTGAACGACCTCGTTTTGTTATGGTTTAGTGATGTTTAATTTTAGATAACTGATCTGTTTTTAGCTGATATGGTTTCCATAATA
This sequence is a window from Brassica oleracea var. oleracea cultivar TO1000 chromosome C1, BOL, whole genome shotgun sequence. Protein-coding genes within it:
- the LOC106334724 gene encoding uncharacterized protein LOC106334724, yielding MTAKYYLKNNILGQPMKALIIPEECYPRETEWHCYCRRPNGPESRNLWTRVGEDTIVFDPRGNGVGIKCTYALTEQKEEPDVISLPGEIEPPREEWFIEEISLPPSVADTDLIFCHLILNKIEKEEAYVVND